One Anthonomus grandis grandis chromosome 13, icAntGran1.3, whole genome shotgun sequence DNA segment encodes these proteins:
- the LOC126743977 gene encoding uncharacterized protein LOC126743977 translates to MRGNRLWFVLFFYAATLLQSLIKGYDTPVDPQYHIQTDEGPERYFRYQTLSGQYRKEKRLEDGTVIGSYAWIDDDGILRQRDYIADGGGYRITKSKNLYVGRNMPVWEAVKAAKKYPASAGTLVSTKSRPGDARPTVTVGGFNRQAVEKAPSPISLTSTTPLPPPSSTAVTSCANCILTPTTYKPDVSYFGSTVNPHVEISNNALPSSTLGVLESSTSKPYVEITPGGFSSTVAPDVGSSTAGLPLEYLKTSLQYPETSTVAPIVVYDNLPTYTESDQNSLDYNPYVNPGVYFQNGPTYPIDRNGHTYRGNKRYSNARIGTGYEKQYPEYDGVSVTNDGFRYYIPRAYHEEQTGAGNEKSGSFGYIDPFGIRRVVYYNAKPGEGFQHRKNNRYVGLDATPYDPRPY, encoded by the exons ATGAGAGGGAATAGGCTTTGGTTCGTGCTg TTCTTCTACGCAGCAACTTTACTGCAAAGCCTCATCAAAGGATACGACACGCCGGTAGACCCTCAGTACCACATCCAAACTGACGAGGGACCCGAAAGGTACTTTAGATATCAAACATTAAGCGGCCAGTACCGGAAAGAGAAACGACTGGAAGATGGTACGGTCATTGGAAGTTATGCCTGGATAGATGACGATG GTATTCTTCGACAAAGAGACTATATCGCTGACGGGGGAGGGTACAGGATCACCAAGAGCAAAAATCTGTATGTGGGCAGGAACATGCCTGTATGGGAAGCAGTAAAGGCTGCTAAAAAGTATCCAGCTTCAGCTGGGACTTTGGTATCCACCAAAAGTCGACCAGGTGATGCTAGACCTACTGTTACAGTAGGAGGGTTCAATAGGCAAGCTGTAGAAAAAG CTCCATCACCGATCTCTCTTACTTCAACAACCCCACTACCACCGCCGTCCTCCACAGCAGTCACCTCGTGTGCCAACTGCATTCTCACTCCAACCACCTACAAGCCAGACGTCTCCTACTTTGGATCCACCGTTAATCCACACGTGGAAATATCCAACAATGCCCTGCCCTCATCGACTCTTGGAGTTTTGGAAAGTTCCACGTCGAAACCGTATGTGGAAATCACCCCTGGTGGTTTTAGTAGTACCGTGGCGCCAGACGTTGGATCCAGCACCGCAGGGTTGCCTCTGGAGTACCTCAAGACTAGTTTGCAATATCCAGAGACTTCTACGGTGGCCCCAATTGTCGTTTACGATAATTTACCTACTTATACAGAAAGTGATCAAAATTCTTTGGATTATAATCCTTACGTGAATCCCGGAGTGTATTTCCAGAACGGTCCTACATACCCTATAGACCGTAATGGGCATACCTACAGGGGTAACAAGAGGTATTCAAACGCTCGTATTGGAACTGGTTATGAGAAGCAGTATCCAGAATACGATGGGGTGTCTGTGACTAACGATGGGTTCCGATATTACATTCCTAGGGCTTACCATGAAGAGCAAACGGGAGCAGGAAATGAAAAGTCTGGAAGTTTCGGGTATATTGACCCCTTCGGGATTAGGAGGGTGGTTTACTACAATGCGAAGCCTGGAGAAGGGTTCCAGCATAGAAAAAACAATCGGTACGTGGGGCTAGACGCAACCCCTTATGACCCCAGACCCTACTGA